Part of the Xiphophorus couchianus chromosome 19, X_couchianus-1.0, whole genome shotgun sequence genome is shown below.
ACTacgttgtttttgttttctttacttatttttgggctgaaaagattttagtttgttttcacttgtgttgtaaaactcaaaacttgtgatttaagtaaaactgaattatttcgtttttcttttctcacagtTTAAAATCTTAGCACAATAACAGCGTGTAGACCTTTAAATCCACTGTGCATATGTATACCACTTGCAGAAATACTTTGcaaccagcagatggcagcatcTTTCCTATTAAATATTCTCATCTCCCAGCGTAGCTACCATCacacatgatttattttaagaaaggGGCAGTGCAGTCtcagagaagtgaaaaaaaaaagttattctcATGCATAGCCTCTGATTGGATAAATGTTTTTGggatgttttgggttttttttctctctctctctctctcactgaGGCAGTCCTTAAAAACCTTCTAATACTGCTagagttttattcttttgacaTTTGCAGCAGACCTGATTTTCTGGATCCACCCCAGGCAAAAGCTTACATATTTAACtggatttaacattttttattggaaTATTAACCCTTGATAAGAATTTTTCCACCTACCCCCACATTTTAACAGAATTATTAAATCCACTCAGACTTCCCCAGAAGCGGTTTGTGACTTTGGAACAAGCTCTCTTGACGCAAACTTTGTGCCATGGCAAACTCTTGCCTCCAACTGTGCGGCTTTCTCCTGAGCAGCCTGGGCTGGCTCGGGATTGTGATCGCCACGTCCACGAATGACTGGGTGACGATGTGTAAGTACGGCGTGACCACCTGTAAGAAGCTGGATGAGCTGCAGTCCAAGGGACCCTGGGAGGAGTGTGTCATCTCCACAGCACTCTACCACTGTGTCTCCTATACACAGATCCTGGAGCTGCCAGGTAGCTGCCGTTCAAACTCTCACTTCAGCTAACGCAGATGGAGTCATTTTTGTTCATAATGAGCCCAATAACTTGgcataaatggaaaataaaatgtataaattaaagAAGAATTTTGTTCCACAGCCTACATCCAGACCACTCGAGCCCTAATGATCCTAGGGTCTATCCTGGGTCTCCCTGCGGTGATTCTCCTTCTCATGTCTATGCCCTGCATCAGCATTGGAAATGACGCGCAGAGCGCCAAGAACAAACGGGCCATCCTGGGAGGCGTGCTGATGGTTGTTGTTGGTGAGAGACatcattattttattcactTCTTTAGATACAGTGAATGTTAACAAAATGCCACCATGAATACGGTCAGCATGATGAGTTGTACGTCTCTGAACTTTCCTCATTTTGACCTGTTTGAACCTGAGATCAAATAGTTACAAAGTGTTGAGGATagagtttgtaaaaaaaaaaaacaattatcctCCTCTATCtcacctcaaaaaaaaaaaagacattcctACAATCCACCTACTCTCATCCACACCCTGCGTTTGTCCTGAGTCACATAAAAATTTCCCCAGGGGGCCAACTTTACCAAGATTATAAATATGGGACTGTTGCTACAGCGTTTTTCCACCGCCCCGCTTCCCTGGAAAGCAACTTTAGCACCTGTTTCCCAATCATTTCTTTTCCAACGCCtacattttcacacacacaaaaaacactcTTGCCAACCCCTGGCTGATGTCTCCACAGCTCCTCCATAAAAATACAACCTAGAcacatgtttgatttttgtgtaatgtgtttgaggatttattttctatgtgtatttttgttcttaTAACTTTACCCGCTGTGTCAGGTCCTTCCACACCTTCACAGAGCGTTAAGCAGCATGCTAGGAATGTGGTAAACTCTTACTGCCTCCTATACCTTTCAGATTTCCTGAAGCAGGAGTATTTTTTAGGAGCTATGCAACCCTTGAATAAAGCTTATTTGTGCTGACTGCACTCTAAAAACTATTGGGTTAAAAATAGACATGCACAAATTTCAGACTTTCAGACTTTCAGACTTCCAAATCCGTTTTCCTCAACAGCTgtaaaatcaagaaaagaaaaaaaaatatcaaaactttttaaaggcaAAAGTTTTGAATTCAACTGAAAAGATTAGGGCTTATAAGAAAATGCCTGTTTACCCATAAAGTATATGTCTCTCATGtttacctgtttttttctttttttatcaagGCCAAAAAATTGTTAGAGTGAACGTACTGTTAGTTAAAATAGACCAAAAACGATATTTGGTTTTGATGAAACAAAACCATTAAAACCACTGATAATTTTTACTGATGTGAAATTCTGCATCAGCAAAACAATTTTGCTTGTCTCCATTCTGACTTTTTGACCAATTCTTTGGTCAAAGTGTGAGTCTTGATAAGAGTTAACTACTGAGCAGCTAAAAGGGTTACCTGAAGTGA
Proteins encoded:
- the cldn11a gene encoding claudin-11a: MANSCLQLCGFLLSSLGWLGIVIATSTNDWVTMCKYGVTTCKKLDELQSKGPWEECVISTALYHCVSYTQILELPAYIQTTRALMILGSILGLPAVILLLMSMPCISIGNDAQSAKNKRAILGGVLMVVVALCALVPTIWFPIGANQELGLMSFGFSLYAGWVGTVFCLLGGVMLMCSSDSSTSSPRSYQDNNHYYYSKHGGGNLPAASSNHHAKSAHV